CTCGACACGGTTTTCACGGTTGTGCCGGGAGATGTAACCGATACCGTGACCGGTTTGCCGGACAATCGGGTGAATCCGGCCGGTGATGTCGTGACGGTCGATTTCACTTCCGCGGAGAACGCCGAAGGATACGTGCTGGCGGTAGCTCTCAAGGATTCGCTGTACACCGGCTTTGGTTTCTCACAATGGATCAGTACGCAGGTGACCTCGGCTACGATTCCCCGCGAGGCGTTTCGTGTCAGCGGGGCCCTCGATCCCGACACCGGCTGGTACTATGTTTACATTTACGCTTATACCGACTCGCCGGACAGCACTGTTACCCACAGCATGTTGCCGATGCCTTTGCCGGGCAATTTATCGGACAATATCGCCGACGAGCGTTTCAAAGGCCGTTTCGGATCGTTGGTGGTTTCGGCTCCCGACTCGGTCCATGTGGTAGTGCTTTAAGGTTGTTGTTCGAACGACGAATTATAAGGCTGCCGCTCGGCGGCCTTTTTATTTTGCCTCTCCAATGCCGCGATTCTACCTTCGGTCCATGGATGAACGAGAGCAGCTTATTGAGGAGTTGGGGAAGCTCTCCACGGAGAGGATAAATCCCCGGACAGTCGAGATTGACCGTCTCGGTGCACGCGAAATAGTACGTTTGATCAACGAAGAGGACACTGGTGTTGCCGCCGTTGTGGCGGGAGCCGGAGACAAGATCGCGATCGTGGCGCAGCAGTTCGCCGACACTTTGAAAAACAACGGCCGGGTGTTTTATATCGGAGCGGGGACTTCGGGCCGTCTGGGGGTGTTGGATGCAGCTGAATGTCCTCCCACGTTCGGCACCGATCCGGAACAAATTGTCGGTGTGATCTCAGGCGGTTATGCCACTCTGGTTCTTTCTAAGGAAGGAGTTGAGGATGACCGCACGGCAGCGGTCAAAGACTTGACCGATCGCGGCATCCGGACCGGTGATCTGGTAATCGGTCTGGCCGCTTCGGCTCGTACTCCCTATACGCTCGCAGGTTTGGAATACGCGCATCAAACCGGGTGTCGGACTGCGTTTGTTGTTTGTAATAACCTGGATAAATCCCCGGCCTTTGTCGATACCGTCATCGAGTTAACGGTTGGTCCCGAGGTTATCACAGGATCGACACGAATGAAATCGGGAACGGCGCAGAAGATGACGCTCAATGCTATTTCAACTACCGCCATGGTTCTCATGGGTAAAACCTACGGCAATCTCATGGTAGACCTTCAGGCTCGTTCCGAAAAATTGGCCGCACGCTCGCGCAAAATGCTGATGGAACTCCTGGATCTGTCCTTGTCCGAGTCTGACTGTCTCCTGGAGAAAGCGGGGGGAAGTGTCAAGATCGCGATTGTCATGCACCGCCTTAACTGTTCGGCCGAGATCGCTGCCGAAAAGCTGGCTCACGCCGGTGGATTTGTGCGCGATTGCCGTTGATCGCTTTCGCATCGGGTGTACCGAGATGTTCAAATAAAGTGCTCTGTACCGAGAGGTACACCTTTTCAGGTCGCGGCCACGCTGCTAATGCTAAACAAATCAATGGCTTGTATGGGGAAGGCGGTTTTGGCACGGATATTGTATCACTATGCGAGTGATCTAAGCAAATATGACTACGAAGCTTGAGGAGTAGCGTAATGAAAAAACTTCTGATTGCATTACTGAGTTTGGGACTTCTGATGACGATAGGTTGTTCCAACAATCCCACTGATACCACGGAACCGGCACAGACGCTTGATCTTAACGATGAATTCGGCGGTTATCTGGCAACCGATGAAGAACCGGCTTTCGGCGATGCGGAACTGGCGGCGGAGGCTGCGGCCGATGAAGAATACGATGATCCGATTCTGTTGACACCGGCAATGGACTCACTGACCACCGACGCCGAGGCTTCACTCTATCATCTGCGTATAGTGTGGGGCATGCTTAACTATGATTCGACCGTTACCGATTTGACCGACTGGACCGGTTCGTTGACCGTCAGTCGGGGCGGGATCGTGATTCGCCGCACGATTCGTTTCGAACTCGGTCAGGATTATATCCCGACTCGTACTGCTCCGGAATTACTGGAGTGGGTATCATTTACTTCCGTTCACCATGACGGTGTCGCGGTTGATATCTATATCCCGGCCGGTACGACCGATACCAGTACCGTTGATTCGCTGAAAACTCCCGAACCGGTCACCGTTTCTTTCGAGACCGGTCCTTACAGCCGGACCTTCGAAATCGATGAGTTAACAGCGCTCGATACGGTTGTTTATCTCGAAGATTCCAACGCGGTAGTTTTCCAGGCGTTCAAGCTCAACCATTATCCCTGTGCTCGTGGTTTCCTGACCGGAAATTGGGGATTTGATGAAGAAGGTAACGGCGTGTTCAGCGGTCTCTGGACGGACCGGCACGGTTGGGTTACTGGATTTGTCGAAGGTTCATTCGGCGTCGACAGTACCGGCGACAAGGTTTTCTTCGGGAAATGGATCGCTAATGACGGCAGCTTTGCAGGATTGATTCGCGGTCGTTGGGATTATCATCCTAATCCGCATGCCAATATCCACGCGCTCCAACGGGCCGGCGGTTGGTTTGCCGGTGATATTTATGATGCTGACGGCAACGAAGTCGGTATGCTGCGCGGTAAATACAAGTCTCATCCGGAGTTCAAGAAAGGCTTCTTCAGTGCTCGCTGGAAAATGGATTGCATAACTACTACTGATGAACCGGAAGTCGATGACTCCGAGGATGGATTCTGAGAACAATCCTCCCGTACCTCGCCAGGTGAGCCGGTTGTAGCCATACGACCGGCTCCCTCCCTTTGTCCGGGGGCTAAAAAATGGTGAAAACCTGTAAGAAATGGCGTTTTTCAGCGACTTAATTACTGAACATTTGGTTTAAGTTTTTCGTTTAAGAACCAGAAGGCAAGCTTACCGAAAGACCCCCTCTGTCTCTCCATGAGACAGCCCTGCGTTGGGCAGGATTCGTCGTAATCCTGCCCTCCTTTTTTATTCTTTTCTCTGGGTGGAGTCCAGGCTGAGGCTGTTTTCGATTCGAGTCAAAATCGTATCCAGTCCCCCGGGCACGGGGTACGCCGAGGCGTTCTCACAATAGATGTCATAAGCCTCTCGCAATTTGGCCTTGTCTTTCATTTTAGAGAGAGTGTGGGCGAGATTGAGTTTCAACTGCACACTGCCGGTGTCGCGAGCGAGAAGCGAGCGAAACACCTTTTCGGAGTTTTTGTAATCCCCCTTCGCTGCAAAAAACAGCCCCTGGTTGATCTGAAACTCCGGTTTGGGACCGAATTGATCTACTGCCTGGTCCAGAATCTCAATTGCGACGGACAACGAGCCAAGTTCAGCGGCTGAATTGGCGTTCTGAAGATACCAGTCGCCGTGGTCGGGGTATTTATCCTGAAGTTTACCGTAATAATAATGGGCGAAATTGAAATCGTTGACTGCGACCGAGAGATTGGCCAGATCCTCGAGATAATCCTCTTCCTTAACATCGTTGAGCTCTATCAGAGTGCGCAGAGCTTTACGGGCGATGTCGTAGTTCTCCGAAAGGAAGGCGGCGTTGTATAACTCCCGGTTGATTTCGATATCCTTGGCGTAAAGGATATCGGCTCGTTTGAGATACACCGTAGCGGAATCGTACATATTCTGACGGAGATAGGCGAGACCCAGAACGAACAGCCCCTCCCGGTCGGATGGATTCTGCTGAACGTAATGAGAAAGATACTCCACAGCTTTCTGGTATTCGAGATTGCCGAACGCCAGTTTTCCGGCGGCCTTGTATTCATCGAGCGTTTGTGGTTCATGGCTGCATGAGATGAAAACAGTCATGACGAGTATCAACAGGAGAAGCTTTTTCATAAAATTCCTTTGACCAAACGGTTATTCTCGGGAATAATACTGCAATGAAGCCGACATTTCAAGAACCTGTCAGGACTTTCATGCGATTGAGTTTACCAAAAAGATCGCCGCGTCCGATAAAACATCAAGATAAAGAAGTACGACTGACGACATCTGTCGGAGTTGGACTTCTTCGGATAATGCTGTTTATCGGGGTTGGTCTGCTTCTCTGGCCGGTACGATCCGAGGCAAAAAGCCATCCTGCTCGCGGTCCGGTGCGGGTGTTAATTCAAAACGATGTTCGTATTCATCAACCCGGGTGCGACGACGCGGCGGAATTTTCCCTCTCGGAAGCGGTTGCCGAACATATTCGGTATATCCTCACAGTCAAGCAAATCCAATACGACATGGCTTTGGTTGATTTTAGTAATCCGGCAACTATCCCTGAGCAGGATTCGACCAGCACCGGGACAGAACGTAAACTGGTGGTCATACCGGAGAAAATTACCCGGTCTTTATCGACTGGTTGCGACCGCGAATTGGAAATCCGCCTTCATTATGCTCTTACCGACGGTAGAATACCGCCCGGCTCTATCGAACCGACCGACCTTGCCGTTGGCATTGTTCGATACGAAGTAGCTTGCACAACCGATACAACCGCTGGGCATGAGGTTCATCGGGGGAAACGCATTGATCCGATTAAGTCCGCCCTGCGCGAGGCAGTCAAAAAGCTGGCGGAATCGCTTCCGGTGGGGAATAGTACTTTGGCGCCGACAGGGATACCGTGGCCAACGGTAGTTTACGTAGATTCATCGTATCTTCGGGCTTTTTCCGGACGCTGGCTTGAGACAGTCAACGTAACCTTTGAGATTACCTCCCGAGCGTTGTCGGAACAGTTTGGCCGGCGACTGGAAATGTCGCCTCCGCGAATTATGACCGAGGGATTGGATTCGACTCGTTCGTTCGAGGAGTTGTTCGACCGGTTGCGACAACGTTTGCCGGACCACGGTGATACATTGACGGTGGTGCTTTATAACCAGCCGATTGGCAGCGATGGGGAGCTACCCGCATACGGACGTATGGAATTGGGACGAGCCCAGGTGGGGCGTCGTTTAGTGTTACTGGAAGGACTGCCGGATCCATCCGATCCCGATCTTTACTGGCTGCCGTTTGACAACGGAATCAGTCTTATCCACGAGATCGGTCATGTGCTGGGTGCGGTTCACGTCTCGGATATATATTCGGTAATGCATCCCAACGCCACCTGGACCGGCACGGATCGATTCGATGATTTCAATCGCCGAATAATAACGGCGGCTCTCGATGGAAAGCTCACCTTTCGGAGCTCGGTGGAGTATATCGAATTTTTCGTGCGGACACTGGAAACGAGCGACTATTACCGGGTGGATTACCCCGAGGTTCTGGCGGGATACTTGCAAAATGCCGCGAGCCATGTTCGCGGACGTTTACTGCGGGCGGCAATCGGTAATGCCTCGTTTTTACATGCTGCCGAAGGGTATCTCCTGTTGTCAATGGGGCAGGCCGATCTGGCTCGAACCAGTTTCGAACAGGCAGTGCGAGTTGATTCCAATCAAGCCTCACTTTATTACTACCTTTCGTTGGTCAGTGATACCCAAACCGCGCAACGTCTGCGGGAGCGAGCAGCGGAAATGGGATATTATGCCGCCATGCAATGTCGGACGCCGATGCTGCCGACATCGGATTAAAACAGATTCCTACACCAATCGCCTTACTGGTTGACAAAGCGCTGCCGCCGACCAAGATTGGTCTATGGCTGTTAATAAAGATTATACCTCTGATGTGATCCTGCTCGCTCTGGTGCGTTATGGTAGAGTCGAACCGCGCCTCATGGACAGACTTCTGAGGCTATTCGAGTCACCCTCGGGAATCCTTGTCGCTGAGCGGGAGCAGTTGGCCGAGATCGAGGGACTCAACGAGGATCACCTGGACGATTTGGTGTCGGTTATTGATAATCTCGATGCCGCTGCCGACTACCTGAGTCTTCTCAATCAACGCGAGATCCTGGTAACTTCACGGATGGACCATACCTATCCCGGGAACCTGTTCGAGCTTAACGATCCGCCCAGTCTGTTGTTCCGGCGCGGAAAGCTCCCCGATCCGGCATTGAAGAGAGTAGCTGTCACCGGAACGGATAATCCCAGCAACGAGGGGATCGAATTGACCGTAAAACTCTGCCGCCGACTGGCTGAGGAAAAGGTGCAGATAATATCGACGCTTCGACGAGGTATCGATGCCGCAGCCCATATCGGAGCCAATTCCGGCAAGGGATGTTCGTTTGCGGTGCTCGAAACAGGTTTCGATGAATTGCCCACCGATGAGATAATGCCGGTTGCGATGAGTATTCTCGGCGAGGGGGGGATAATTTCCGAACATCTTCCTGAAGCGGAGATAGGCGCCAGTGGTTTTCACGGTTCCAATCGGATTCTGGCCGCTTTGGCGCAGGCGGTAGTGTTTACCGAATTCTACTCCGACTCCGAGCGAACACTCGATATGCTGCAATGCTGTGCCGAAATCGGCAAACTCTGCTTTGTCCTGATCGATCCCGAACACGGGGCGTTCACCGATGAGACCAGTCTGGCGCGAGCGGTTGAATGTGGGGCGATCCCGATGAAGGGGCTGGATAAAATCGACGACATTATCAAGGCATTGGTATAGGCGACGATGCTAATACGACGAAAAGATTTCTACTATACGATCGCTCAAGGGGCGCAAGCCGAGATAAAGATCAAAGGTTCACGGTTTATCGGTGAGACGCATTTGGTTAAGTCTGGGGAGGAAGCCCTGGTCGAACTCGAGACCATCCGCAAACGGGAGTACGATGCCACTCATCATTGCTCGGCATGGAAGATCGGTCTGGCGCCGGCTGTCGACTTCAAGTATTCCGACGATGGTGAACCGAACGGCACGGCCGGACGACCGATTTATGATTCCATTTGCGGTCGTGACTTGACCGATGTTCTGGTAGTCGTGACCCGCTATTTCGGCGGCACCAAGCTGGGCACCGGCGGTCTCGTGCGAGCCTATGCCGAAGCGGCTGCTCAGGTGCTGGATAAATCGGGGCGGAAAGAATGTTTTCTCACCAGGAAGCTGCGAGTAACTATAGAATTTCCGCTTTACGATCAGCTCATACGCCTGATGCAGCGATTTGAAGTCATTCAGCACAATGCTGATTTCAGCGACAAAGTCAGCCTCGAACTGGAGGTGCGGCTTTCATACGTTGACCGTTTCCGCTCCGATCTGATACAGTTAAGCGCAGGGAAGGCTGTCATTGAGCAAATCCAGGAACCGGATTGACGTGCTGGGCTTGGGTATCGTTCCGCTTGATCTGCTGTTTCAGGTGGAAAGAATGCCGAAAGCGGGGGAGAAGGTGGACGCCTTGCAAAGTTGCGTACAAGGCGGCGGACCAGTCCCGAACACCCTGGTGGGACTTTCGCGACTGGGGTTCTCGACGGCCGTCATCGTAGCCGTCGGTGACGACCTCTTCGGCCGCATTTCGCTCGAGGAACTGCGCCGCGAGAAAGTCGACGTGAGCCTCGCTCGGATAAAAGGTAAAGCCTCGGCAGCGGCTATCGGATTCATCGAGCAGGGGAGCGGTCGCCGGACCATCGCGTTGCATCGACCGGTCGGTCTTACGGCAGGAGATGTAAAACTGTCTGAATTACCGCTTCCGCGACTGGTGCATATCGACGGCCGCGATATGGATGCCTGCCTGAAACTGGCGCGCTGGGCGCATCGTAAGGGGGTGATTGTTTCGTTCGATATCGGATCGGTTCGTAATGATGTCTCCGCACTTCTGCCGCTGGTCGATCAACTAGTGGTGGCTGATGTTTTCGCTTTCGCTTATACCGGCAAGCGAACGGCACGAAAGGCTGTCGAAGCACTGCAAAAAATATGTCCCGGGACGGTGGTGGTCACGGAAGGGATCGACGGATCTGTCGGACACGAGAACGGGGTATGGGCTCAGGCGCGGGCTTACAAGGTAAAATCGGTCGATACGACCGGA
This is a stretch of genomic DNA from Candidatus Zixiibacteriota bacterium. It encodes these proteins:
- a CDS encoding PfkB family carbohydrate kinase, translating into MSKSRNRIDVLGLGIVPLDLLFQVERMPKAGEKVDALQSCVQGGGPVPNTLVGLSRLGFSTAVIVAVGDDLFGRISLEELRREKVDVSLARIKGKASAAAIGFIEQGSGRRTIALHRPVGLTAGDVKLSELPLPRLVHIDGRDMDACLKLARWAHRKGVIVSFDIGSVRNDVSALLPLVDQLVVADVFAFAYTGKRTARKAVEALQKICPGTVVVTEGIDGSVGHENGVWAQARAYKVKSVDTTGAGDSFHAGYIYGLLNGFDLLTRLEFGSATAALKCTGMGARTSAPTLTQVRRFVASRPKRYA
- a CDS encoding YigZ family protein encodes the protein MLIRRKDFYYTIAQGAQAEIKIKGSRFIGETHLVKSGEEALVELETIRKREYDATHHCSAWKIGLAPAVDFKYSDDGEPNGTAGRPIYDSICGRDLTDVLVVVTRYFGGTKLGTGGLVRAYAEAAAQVLDKSGRKECFLTRKLRVTIEFPLYDQLIRLMQRFEVIQHNADFSDKVSLELEVRLSYVDRFRSDLIQLSAGKAVIEQIQEPD
- the murQ gene encoding N-acetylmuramic acid 6-phosphate etherase, translating into MDEREQLIEELGKLSTERINPRTVEIDRLGAREIVRLINEEDTGVAAVVAGAGDKIAIVAQQFADTLKNNGRVFYIGAGTSGRLGVLDAAECPPTFGTDPEQIVGVISGGYATLVLSKEGVEDDRTAAVKDLTDRGIRTGDLVIGLAASARTPYTLAGLEYAHQTGCRTAFVVCNNLDKSPAFVDTVIELTVGPEVITGSTRMKSGTAQKMTLNAISTTAMVLMGKTYGNLMVDLQARSEKLAARSRKMLMELLDLSLSESDCLLEKAGGSVKIAIVMHRLNCSAEIAAEKLAHAGGFVRDCR
- a CDS encoding DNA-processing protein DprA, translated to MAVNKDYTSDVILLALVRYGRVEPRLMDRLLRLFESPSGILVAEREQLAEIEGLNEDHLDDLVSVIDNLDAAADYLSLLNQREILVTSRMDHTYPGNLFELNDPPSLLFRRGKLPDPALKRVAVTGTDNPSNEGIELTVKLCRRLAEEKVQIISTLRRGIDAAAHIGANSGKGCSFAVLETGFDELPTDEIMPVAMSILGEGGIISEHLPEAEIGASGFHGSNRILAALAQAVVFTEFYSDSERTLDMLQCCAEIGKLCFVLIDPEHGAFTDETSLARAVECGAIPMKGLDKIDDIIKALV
- a CDS encoding tetratricopeptide repeat protein; this encodes MKKLLLLILVMTVFISCSHEPQTLDEYKAAGKLAFGNLEYQKAVEYLSHYVQQNPSDREGLFVLGLAYLRQNMYDSATVYLKRADILYAKDIEINRELYNAAFLSENYDIARKALRTLIELNDVKEEDYLEDLANLSVAVNDFNFAHYYYGKLQDKYPDHGDWYLQNANSAAELGSLSVAIEILDQAVDQFGPKPEFQINQGLFFAAKGDYKNSEKVFRSLLARDTGSVQLKLNLAHTLSKMKDKAKLREAYDIYCENASAYPVPGGLDTILTRIENSLSLDSTQRKE